From a single Rhodococcus qingshengii JCM 15477 genomic region:
- a CDS encoding SDR family oxidoreductase — translation MRPTALITGSSRGLGAAIARELAPTHDLLLGARSAQALEPICAELPGSTPLPLDLTDYDAVAAAASSITTLDVLVHNAGVADIGTIEESSVDQWRRTLEANVIAVAELTRVLLPALRAAGGHVVLINSGAGLRANAGWGSYAASKFALRAFGDALRLEEPALRVTSIHPGRIDTDMQRDIVAGEGDEYDPERFLKASTVARAVLTAVETPSDAHPTEIVLRPTGR, via the coding sequence ATGCGTCCTACTGCCTTGATCACCGGTTCCAGTCGCGGCCTCGGAGCTGCCATCGCACGCGAACTGGCGCCGACACACGACCTGCTGCTCGGTGCACGATCCGCACAGGCCCTCGAGCCGATCTGCGCCGAACTGCCCGGATCGACGCCCCTACCCCTCGACCTCACGGACTACGACGCCGTCGCCGCCGCCGCCTCGTCCATCACGACGCTCGACGTGCTGGTACACAACGCCGGCGTGGCCGACATCGGAACCATCGAGGAATCCTCGGTCGATCAGTGGCGACGCACCCTCGAGGCAAACGTCATCGCCGTCGCCGAACTCACGCGGGTTCTCCTGCCCGCGCTTCGTGCGGCTGGAGGTCACGTCGTGCTGATCAATTCGGGTGCCGGACTGCGCGCCAACGCCGGTTGGGGCTCGTATGCGGCCAGCAAGTTCGCCCTGCGCGCTTTCGGAGATGCGTTGCGCCTGGAAGAGCCGGCACTGCGGGTCACCTCCATTCACCCCGGACGGATCGACACCGACATGCAGCGCGACATCGTCGCGGGTGAGGGCGACGAGTACGACCCTGAGCGCTTCCTGAAAGCCTCCACTGTGGCGCGTGCCGTACTCACTGCCGTCGAAACACCGTCCGACGCACACCCCACGGAGATCGTGCTTCGACCTACCGGCCGGTAA
- a CDS encoding TIGR04222 domain-containing membrane protein, with protein sequence MHDHTDTWGIPSQTFLQWYLVAAAVAIGLSLYSRMTARRSPVVVDAVRRPLTPPEIGALTSDYQAVLASMAILRSAELISTEGKTKLALTAEDKNRLDWFTRTVHKRLGNGKVPLRQVRLMGRLNIALAQLRTTLIDEGYLQRQQDGLTAALRTVPIVAVIALGLVRLVAGIAGGKPVGFLLLTIIVLALMIPLLRIKRRRTALGDSELRRLKHENSYLSPKLRPAYTSYGPSLAGLSAALFGAGALVLIDPALAGAVAAGAAYSPGGGSSSYYSCGSSSGSSGSDGGGGSGSSCGGGGCGG encoded by the coding sequence ATGCATGATCATACGGATACATGGGGGATCCCCAGCCAGACTTTCCTTCAGTGGTACCTGGTGGCGGCTGCCGTCGCGATCGGACTCTCGCTGTACAGCCGAATGACTGCGCGCCGGTCACCGGTGGTCGTCGACGCTGTCCGTCGGCCGCTCACTCCTCCCGAGATCGGTGCCTTGACCAGTGACTACCAAGCGGTGCTGGCGTCGATGGCTATTCTGCGCAGCGCCGAGCTGATCAGCACCGAAGGCAAGACCAAGCTGGCACTCACTGCGGAGGACAAGAATCGTCTCGACTGGTTCACCCGTACGGTGCACAAGCGACTCGGCAACGGAAAGGTCCCGCTGCGGCAGGTGCGTCTGATGGGACGGCTGAACATCGCACTCGCACAACTACGTACGACGTTGATCGACGAGGGATATTTGCAACGCCAGCAGGACGGTCTGACCGCTGCCCTTCGGACCGTTCCGATCGTGGCGGTAATTGCTCTCGGCTTGGTCCGTCTCGTCGCCGGAATCGCCGGCGGTAAGCCGGTCGGGTTCCTGCTCCTCACCATCATCGTTCTCGCTCTGATGATTCCACTTCTTCGCATCAAGCGTCGTCGGACAGCTTTGGGAGACAGCGAGCTTCGACGACTCAAGCACGAAAACTCGTACCTCTCACCGAAACTGCGGCCCGCGTACACGAGCTACGGTCCCTCGCTCGCCGGGCTCTCGGCGGCGCTCTTCGGTGCGGGCGCTCTGGTTCTGATCGATCCGGCGCTGGCGGGAGCGGTAGCTGCGGGCGCCGCGTACAGCCCGGGTGGCGGAAGTTCGAGCTACTACAGTTGTGGCTCCTCATCCGGATCATCCGGCTCGGACGGCGGTGGCGGCAGTGGGAGCAGTTGCGGCGGCGGGGGGTGTGGGGGATGA
- a CDS encoding TIGR04222 domain-containing membrane protein codes for MSTHAADTWGIPSEDFLYGYIAVSATLMVLTLGWRLMIRARRHGYSTEHGYSAEQLTPPEVGMLTGESRAIAASLAILRSADLITTDGAVLRPLGPGDETLDWYTLTVYQRLAQQALPHRRRQLAERMTVETARLRNSLADRGYLTSDSTRRSIFLSTVPLKILVAVGIVRIAFGLHNDKPVEFLILAVLVTGFSIPLLGLNFDRTTSGKAARSELTTAHAYLSPRNKPAFSAYGPRLAGMSAALFAGSAMLMINPALASAAGIGADGSGSSGGSDGGGSDGGGGSCSGGGGCGGGGGCGG; via the coding sequence ATGAGCACGCATGCAGCCGACACGTGGGGGATCCCCAGCGAGGATTTCCTCTACGGCTACATAGCCGTTTCGGCCACGCTCATGGTTCTCACTCTGGGGTGGCGTCTGATGATCCGGGCACGCCGGCACGGGTACTCAACCGAGCACGGGTATTCCGCCGAGCAACTGACGCCTCCGGAAGTCGGAATGCTCACCGGCGAGTCACGCGCCATCGCAGCATCATTGGCAATCCTGCGTAGCGCTGACCTGATCACCACCGACGGCGCTGTCCTGCGCCCGTTGGGCCCTGGCGACGAGACCCTGGACTGGTACACCCTCACCGTGTACCAGCGCCTGGCCCAGCAGGCTCTACCCCATCGTCGGCGCCAACTCGCCGAGCGTATGACGGTGGAAACAGCTCGCCTACGAAACTCTTTGGCGGACCGGGGATACCTGACCTCCGACAGCACCAGGCGTTCAATCTTTCTCTCCACAGTTCCGCTGAAGATCCTGGTGGCCGTGGGTATCGTCCGCATTGCTTTCGGACTGCACAACGACAAGCCCGTCGAGTTTCTGATTCTCGCCGTACTCGTCACCGGGTTCAGTATCCCGCTGCTCGGGCTCAACTTCGATCGAACCACCTCTGGCAAGGCGGCACGTTCGGAACTGACCACGGCACACGCCTACCTGTCCCCGCGCAACAAGCCTGCCTTCTCCGCCTACGGACCGCGTTTGGCGGGAATGTCCGCCGCTCTCTTCGCCGGTTCGGCGATGCTGATGATCAATCCCGCCTTGGCCTCCGCCGCCGGAATCGGTGCCGACGGCAGCGGAAGTAGCGGGGGTTCGGACGGTGGCGGTTCAGACGGGGGAGGCGGCAGCTGCAGCGGGGGTGGCGGATGTGGCGGCGGCGGTGGATGCGGGGGATAG
- a CDS encoding Glu/Leu/Phe/Val dehydrogenase family protein yields MSIDDELRWDGELTVTRHDRETGTTFVIRIDSTRLGPASGGTRAAHYPSIGHALADAGKLAGAMTLKMAVSDLPMGGGKSVIALPAPRNQIDAATWTRILDIHAENIDKLEGNYWTGPDVNTNSSDMDQLSRTTKYVFGRSVGNGGAGSSAHATALGVFEAMKATARRRGLGTLDGRTVLVQGLGAVGGDVVRLAAQAGARLLVADTDPQRLEAASLAGHTVVPAGEVLRTPCDLFAPCAMGGIIDSAAAASIPTMAVAGAANNILTDAAAGEVLRDRGVLCAPDFVANAGGAFHLVGQEVLGWNEDDVVERTRGIGRTLDEVYSLSEERGITTEAAALMLARARLSPASTAAATSATPAAAAASPV; encoded by the coding sequence ATGAGTATCGACGACGAACTGCGCTGGGACGGTGAACTGACCGTCACACGCCATGATCGGGAGACCGGCACGACTTTCGTGATTCGAATCGACTCCACCCGTCTGGGACCGGCGTCGGGTGGCACGCGGGCCGCTCACTATCCCTCCATCGGTCACGCATTGGCGGACGCCGGGAAGCTGGCCGGCGCAATGACTTTGAAGATGGCGGTCTCCGATCTGCCGATGGGTGGCGGGAAGTCGGTAATAGCGCTACCTGCACCGCGCAATCAGATCGACGCCGCAACCTGGACCCGTATCCTCGACATCCACGCCGAGAACATCGACAAGCTCGAAGGAAACTACTGGACTGGTCCTGACGTCAACACCAACTCTTCCGACATGGATCAGCTCAGCCGCACCACCAAATACGTCTTCGGGCGTTCGGTCGGCAACGGTGGCGCCGGTTCCAGCGCGCACGCCACCGCTCTGGGTGTGTTCGAAGCGATGAAGGCCACGGCGCGTCGCCGAGGACTCGGAACACTCGACGGCCGAACGGTACTGGTACAGGGGCTCGGCGCCGTCGGCGGCGACGTCGTCCGTCTCGCAGCGCAGGCTGGCGCACGTCTGCTGGTTGCCGATACGGACCCGCAGCGCCTCGAGGCGGCTTCTCTCGCGGGGCACACGGTCGTTCCTGCCGGCGAGGTCCTCCGAACACCGTGTGACCTCTTTGCCCCCTGCGCGATGGGAGGCATCATTGATTCCGCTGCGGCTGCGTCGATTCCGACTATGGCCGTGGCGGGCGCAGCAAACAACATCTTGACCGATGCCGCTGCCGGTGAGGTTCTGCGAGACCGCGGGGTTCTCTGTGCCCCTGATTTCGTCGCGAACGCAGGCGGAGCCTTTCACCTCGTGGGGCAAGAAGTCTTGGGGTGGAACGAAGACGACGTCGTCGAACGAACCCGCGGGATCGGTCGAACCTTGGACGAGGTGTACTCGTTGAGCGAGGAACGTGGCATCACTACCGAGGCCGCAGCGCTTATGCTCGCCCGGGCGCGGCTATCCCCCGCATCCACCGCCGCCGCCACATCCGCCACCCCCGCTGCAGCTGCCGCCTCCCCCGTCTGA
- the lpdA gene encoding dihydrolipoyl dehydrogenase — translation MTKAPMTTAEPHSDVVILGGGSGGYACAIRAAQLGLSVTLIEADKVGGTCLHRGCIPTKALLHSAEVADSARTSEQFGVRASFAGIDVAQVHDYKNGTVERLYSGLQGLLAQHKITIVNGYGTYVGGRSIDVDGTRYTGTSLVLATGSYPRELPGIELGRRIVTSDQALELDRVPTSATVLGGGVIGVEFASLWRSFGAEVTIVEALPRLIAAEDPWSSKQLERAYRKRGIVCKTDTKVDSAKEAAGSVRIELSDGTILDTDLLLVAVGRGPRTDGNGFEERGISLDKGFVVTDERLRTSVDGVYAVGDIVPGLALAHRGFQQGIFVAEQIAGKDPIPVAEHLIPRVTYSHPEVASVGLGEEVARTQYADVSTVIYDLAGNGKSQILRTTGGIKVIRSGTKGPVVGVHLVGDRVGELIGEAQLAVAWEALPDEVGRFIHAHPSQNEALGEAMLALAGTPLHAHN, via the coding sequence ATGACCAAGGCTCCGATGACAACTGCAGAACCCCACAGCGACGTCGTGATCCTCGGTGGAGGATCGGGCGGCTATGCCTGCGCGATCCGCGCCGCCCAACTCGGGTTGTCGGTCACGCTGATCGAGGCGGACAAGGTCGGCGGAACGTGCCTGCACCGCGGATGCATCCCGACCAAGGCACTGCTGCATTCCGCCGAGGTGGCCGATTCGGCACGCACCAGTGAGCAATTCGGTGTCCGGGCATCTTTTGCCGGCATCGACGTCGCGCAGGTGCACGACTACAAGAACGGGACAGTCGAGCGGCTGTACAGCGGTCTGCAAGGCTTGTTGGCGCAACACAAGATCACCATCGTCAACGGATACGGGACGTATGTCGGTGGGCGAAGCATCGACGTCGACGGAACCCGCTACACCGGAACATCACTCGTTCTGGCCACCGGCTCGTATCCGCGGGAACTCCCCGGCATCGAACTCGGCCGACGGATCGTCACCAGCGACCAGGCACTCGAACTCGACCGGGTGCCCACCAGCGCAACGGTACTCGGTGGCGGTGTCATCGGCGTCGAGTTCGCAAGCCTCTGGCGCTCGTTCGGCGCCGAAGTAACGATCGTCGAGGCACTCCCCCGACTGATCGCCGCCGAGGATCCGTGGTCGTCGAAGCAGCTGGAGCGGGCATATCGGAAACGTGGAATCGTCTGTAAGACAGACACAAAGGTCGATTCCGCGAAAGAAGCAGCCGGTTCCGTCCGCATCGAACTAAGCGACGGAACGATACTCGACACCGACCTACTGTTGGTCGCCGTCGGCCGCGGACCTCGCACGGACGGTAACGGTTTCGAAGAACGCGGAATCAGCCTCGACAAGGGATTTGTCGTCACCGACGAACGCCTCCGTACGTCCGTGGACGGTGTGTACGCGGTCGGCGACATCGTGCCCGGTCTTGCGTTGGCGCACCGAGGTTTCCAACAAGGAATCTTTGTGGCTGAACAGATTGCCGGCAAGGATCCGATACCGGTCGCCGAACACCTGATTCCTCGCGTGACGTACTCACATCCCGAAGTTGCATCGGTCGGGCTCGGCGAAGAGGTGGCGCGCACGCAGTACGCCGACGTCTCCACCGTCATCTACGACCTGGCAGGTAACGGCAAGAGTCAGATCCTACGAACTACCGGCGGAATCAAAGTGATTCGAAGCGGAACGAAAGGCCCTGTTGTCGGAGTTCACCTGGTGGGAGACCGCGTCGGCGAACTGATCGGTGAGGCGCAGTTGGCCGTTGCCTGGGAAGCACTTCCCGATGAAGTGGGGCGTTTCATCCACGCGCACCCCAGTCAGAACGAAGCGTTGGGCGAGGCCATGCTCGCACTCGCGGGAACACCACTGCACGCCCACAACTGA
- a CDS encoding dihydrolipoamide acetyltransferase family protein: MSNQVFMLPDLGEGLAEADIAEWHVKVGDVVTIDQIVVEVETAKAAVDVPIPFAGTVIELHGKDGDTLKVGTPLITVSGGESVDAVVSANHERYREEERAGSGNVLIGYGTSEDAPRRRRRAAPSVRVISPIVRKLASDNDIDLSLLSGSGAGGVITRADVEAGANFGPETETSHATDQRIPIKGLRKVVADKLSTSRREIPDATTWVDVDATELLAARAEINKSLPDSDKISLMALLARLTIAALAQYPELNSSVDTARGEIVRHARTHLGIAAQTPKGLMVPVIRNADALSTVELAQALRVTTDLARDGKLEPARLIGGTFTLNNYGVFGVDGSTPIINHPEAAILGIGRIIDKPWVVNGELTVRKVTQISLSFDHRVCDGGEAGGFLRLFGDYIENPIRVLGRL, from the coding sequence ATGAGCAATCAGGTATTCATGCTCCCCGATCTGGGTGAAGGTCTGGCCGAGGCCGACATCGCGGAGTGGCACGTCAAGGTCGGCGACGTGGTCACCATCGATCAGATCGTCGTCGAGGTCGAGACCGCGAAAGCTGCTGTGGATGTGCCCATCCCGTTCGCCGGGACCGTGATCGAACTACACGGCAAAGACGGGGACACCCTGAAGGTGGGCACACCGCTGATCACTGTGAGTGGTGGCGAGAGTGTCGACGCGGTCGTTTCGGCCAACCACGAGCGCTACCGCGAAGAGGAACGCGCCGGTTCGGGCAACGTCCTGATCGGCTACGGCACCAGCGAGGATGCACCGAGACGCCGACGCAGAGCGGCTCCGTCGGTACGCGTGATCTCGCCGATCGTTCGTAAACTGGCCTCTGACAACGATATCGACCTGTCCTTGCTCTCCGGGTCGGGTGCCGGCGGGGTGATCACGCGCGCCGACGTCGAGGCCGGGGCAAACTTCGGCCCGGAAACGGAAACGTCACACGCGACCGACCAAAGAATTCCGATCAAGGGGCTACGCAAGGTAGTTGCCGACAAGCTGTCCACCAGCCGCCGCGAGATCCCTGACGCGACAACCTGGGTCGACGTCGACGCCACCGAACTGTTGGCGGCGCGAGCCGAGATCAACAAGTCACTGCCCGATTCCGACAAGATCAGCCTGATGGCGCTCCTGGCTCGGCTGACCATCGCGGCGTTGGCGCAGTACCCCGAACTGAACTCGTCGGTCGATACTGCTCGAGGCGAGATCGTTCGACACGCCCGCACCCACCTGGGGATCGCCGCGCAGACACCGAAGGGATTGATGGTACCGGTCATTCGAAATGCGGACGCCCTGAGCACCGTCGAACTCGCACAAGCACTTCGGGTGACCACCGACCTTGCCCGCGACGGCAAGCTCGAACCCGCCCGCCTGATCGGCGGCACGTTCACACTCAACAACTACGGGGTATTCGGGGTCGACGGATCGACTCCGATCATCAATCACCCCGAGGCGGCAATTTTGGGGATCGGACGCATCATCGACAAGCCGTGGGTGGTGAACGGCGAGTTGACCGTTCGTAAGGTCACTCAGATCTCGTTGAGCTTCGACCACCGCGTCTGTGACGGGGGCGAAGCCGGCGGATTCCTGAGGCTGTTCGGTGACTACATCGAGAACCCGATCCGCGTCCTGGGAAGGCTCTGA
- a CDS encoding alpha-ketoacid dehydrogenase subunit beta translates to MPMLTMAQALNTALRDSLAADDNVVVFGEDVGTLGGVFRVTDGLTRDFGDDRCFDTPLAESGIIGFAIGMAMAGFRPVVEMQFDAFAYPAFEQIASHVAKIRNRTKGALSIPIVIRVPFAGGIGGVEHHCDSSEGYYAHTPGLKVVAPSTVEDAYSLLRSAIEDPDPVIFLEPKKLYFARADVELTAREPIGRAVVRRPGRDATLIAYGPSVDVALRSAEAAAAEGRDIEVIDIRSIVPFDDETVTASVRKTGRCIVIQEAQGFAGVGAEIAARVQERCFHHLHAPVLRVSGFDIPYPAPKLERHHLPSVDRVLDAVDRLQWNDAPDTRWAVTA, encoded by the coding sequence ATGCCCATGCTCACGATGGCTCAGGCCCTCAACACCGCGCTACGCGACTCTCTGGCTGCGGACGACAACGTTGTCGTCTTCGGTGAGGACGTCGGCACCCTGGGCGGCGTTTTCCGCGTCACCGACGGCCTCACCCGCGACTTCGGCGACGACCGATGCTTCGACACTCCCCTCGCCGAGTCCGGCATCATCGGATTCGCAATCGGCATGGCCATGGCCGGTTTTCGTCCGGTCGTGGAAATGCAGTTCGACGCGTTTGCCTATCCGGCGTTCGAGCAGATCGCCTCCCATGTGGCGAAGATCCGCAACCGCACCAAGGGCGCGCTGTCGATTCCGATAGTCATTCGTGTTCCTTTTGCCGGCGGTATCGGCGGGGTGGAGCATCACTGTGATTCCAGTGAGGGCTACTATGCGCACACACCCGGACTGAAGGTTGTGGCGCCGTCCACGGTGGAAGATGCGTACTCGCTGCTACGTTCGGCAATCGAGGACCCCGACCCCGTGATCTTCCTCGAGCCCAAGAAGCTGTACTTCGCGCGAGCAGATGTCGAACTGACCGCACGTGAGCCGATCGGTCGCGCCGTCGTCCGTCGCCCCGGCCGTGACGCGACGCTCATCGCCTACGGTCCGTCCGTGGATGTTGCACTGAGGTCCGCCGAGGCCGCTGCAGCCGAGGGCCGGGACATCGAGGTGATCGACATCCGCTCGATAGTGCCGTTCGACGACGAGACGGTCACCGCATCGGTGCGAAAGACCGGACGCTGCATCGTCATCCAGGAAGCGCAAGGTTTTGCCGGTGTGGGTGCAGAAATTGCTGCCCGCGTGCAGGAACGGTGCTTCCACCATCTCCATGCCCCGGTGCTCCGGGTCAGCGGCTTCGACATCCCCTACCCCGCTCCCAAGCTCGAGCGTCACCACCTGCCCAGCGTCGACCGGGTCCTGGACGCCGTCGACCGTCTGCAGTGGAACGACGCCCCGGACACCCGTTGGGCGGTGACGGCATGA
- the pdhA gene encoding pyruvate dehydrogenase (acetyl-transferring) E1 component subunit alpha, protein MTLVEPLGELRYQKFLPADSAVQYLDPAGELTRSEARYAKPSDDRLIAMYRKMFLGRRFDQQATALTKQGRLAVYPSSRGQEACQIAAAMSLEPSDWLFPTYRDSMALAARGVDPVQILSMLAGDWHCGYDPVALRSAPQCTPLATQLLHAAGVAYGESRRGLNTVALALCGDGATSEGDFHEALNFAAVFKAPVIFLVQNNGFAISVPLSRQSAAPTLAHKGVGYGIGSEQVDGNDPVAMLAVMDEAARFVRSGNGPVIVEAHTYRIDAHTNADDATRYRDSAEVEAWLGRDPLPRLEKYLRAHDLIDDAFVESLTAEAETAAATLRAGMNVDRPHDPLDLFRYVFAEQTPQLREQQAQLETELAAEAADTGGH, encoded by the coding sequence GTGACACTTGTCGAACCCTTGGGGGAACTGCGGTATCAGAAGTTCCTGCCGGCCGATTCTGCGGTGCAGTACCTCGACCCTGCCGGAGAACTGACGCGCAGCGAGGCCCGCTACGCAAAACCGAGCGACGATCGCCTGATCGCGATGTATCGAAAGATGTTCCTGGGCAGGCGTTTCGACCAGCAGGCTACGGCACTGACCAAACAGGGGCGCTTGGCCGTGTATCCGTCCTCGCGAGGGCAGGAGGCATGCCAGATCGCGGCAGCGATGAGTCTGGAGCCGAGTGACTGGCTCTTCCCCACCTATCGGGATTCGATGGCGTTGGCTGCCAGGGGTGTCGATCCGGTGCAGATTCTGAGCATGCTTGCCGGCGACTGGCATTGCGGGTACGACCCGGTCGCGCTGCGCAGTGCGCCGCAGTGCACCCCGCTGGCAACGCAATTGCTGCATGCAGCGGGGGTGGCCTACGGGGAGTCTCGACGGGGCTTGAACACCGTCGCCTTGGCGCTCTGTGGTGACGGCGCCACCAGTGAGGGCGATTTCCACGAGGCGCTGAACTTCGCCGCCGTCTTCAAGGCGCCGGTGATCTTTCTGGTGCAGAACAACGGATTTGCGATCAGCGTGCCACTGTCGCGCCAAAGCGCAGCACCGACGTTGGCGCACAAGGGCGTCGGCTACGGGATCGGCAGCGAGCAGGTCGACGGCAACGATCCCGTTGCGATGCTGGCCGTCATGGACGAGGCGGCACGCTTCGTCCGCAGCGGAAACGGACCGGTGATCGTCGAGGCACACACTTATCGCATCGACGCACATACCAATGCCGACGACGCCACCCGCTACCGCGACAGCGCCGAGGTGGAAGCCTGGCTCGGGCGAGATCCGTTGCCGCGTCTCGAAAAGTATCTGCGCGCACACGATCTGATCGACGACGCGTTCGTGGAATCGCTGACTGCAGAGGCAGAAACCGCGGCCGCCACACTGCGCGCCGGCATGAACGTCGACCGCCCGCACGATCCGCTCGATCTGTTCCGGTACGTCTTCGCCGAGCAGACACCGCAGTTGCGTGAGCAACAAGCGCAACTCGAGACCGAACTTGCCGCCGAAGCCGCTGACACAGGGGGACACTGA
- a CDS encoding Lrp/AsnC family transcriptional regulator, which yields MATEPHALDAIDRRIIAELVADSRISMRALAEKAHISRAHAYVRIERLEDAGIITGFTTRIAHEKAGLGSSAYVALSIRQHSWRGLAASLKALPFVEHFSLLGGDFDVLVLVRAPDNQELRHTVLEELQGLDGVLSTKTWLIFEEGNGPGPNWLPG from the coding sequence ATGGCCACCGAACCGCACGCTCTCGATGCGATCGACCGTCGCATCATCGCCGAGCTGGTCGCAGACAGTCGCATCTCCATGCGTGCACTGGCCGAGAAGGCGCACATATCCCGCGCTCACGCCTACGTCCGCATCGAAAGGCTCGAGGACGCCGGAATCATCACCGGATTCACGACGCGGATCGCCCACGAGAAGGCCGGACTCGGCTCCTCGGCATACGTTGCACTCTCGATCAGGCAGCACTCGTGGCGAGGTCTGGCGGCGTCCTTGAAGGCCCTGCCGTTTGTCGAGCACTTCTCCCTCCTCGGCGGCGACTTCGACGTTCTGGTGCTGGTCCGTGCCCCGGACAACCAGGAACTACGCCACACCGTTCTCGAAGAACTCCAGGGACTCGACGGGGTTCTCTCGACCAAAACGTGGCTGATCTTCGAAGAAGGCAACGGTCCGGGACCCAACTGGTTGCCCGGCTGA
- a CDS encoding DUF692 domain-containing protein, producing the protein MTLHGLGIGWRPEVSGIIAQLDGLAFCEVIAESVGNEIPPHLGSLGVPVIPHGISLSLGGADAVDQARIDHLARASQLLGAPLASEHIAFVRAGGIEAGHLLPLPRTYEAVDALVRNITRTQDGLPVPFAVENVAALFDWPDDELTEGEFLAEIVERTGALLVLDIANVYANALNRGRDPWAELSRLPLERIAYCHIAGGSISDGKYHDTHTDPVPEAVLELLAQFTAAGHHPAIMLERDGNYPPALELLDELDAIADAAGLDRITAGTDWSRT; encoded by the coding sequence ATGACCCTGCACGGCCTGGGAATCGGTTGGCGCCCCGAGGTCTCCGGAATCATCGCGCAGCTCGACGGCCTGGCATTCTGCGAAGTCATTGCCGAATCCGTCGGAAACGAGATACCGCCGCACCTCGGCTCGCTGGGAGTTCCGGTGATCCCGCACGGAATCTCGCTCTCACTTGGCGGGGCCGATGCGGTAGATCAGGCACGGATCGATCACCTTGCGCGTGCATCCCAGCTACTGGGCGCTCCCTTGGCGAGCGAGCACATCGCATTCGTGCGTGCAGGCGGCATCGAGGCCGGCCACCTGCTCCCACTTCCGCGCACCTACGAAGCCGTCGACGCCCTGGTACGCAACATCACCCGGACTCAGGACGGTCTACCGGTGCCGTTCGCCGTCGAAAACGTTGCCGCCCTGTTCGACTGGCCGGACGACGAGTTGACCGAAGGGGAGTTTCTCGCGGAGATCGTCGAGCGCACCGGAGCCCTGCTGGTTCTCGACATCGCGAACGTCTATGCCAATGCCCTCAACCGAGGGCGTGATCCCTGGGCCGAGCTGAGCCGGCTACCACTCGAGCGAATCGCATACTGCCACATCGCCGGTGGCAGCATCAGCGACGGCAAATACCACGACACGCACACCGACCCGGTACCCGAAGCCGTGCTGGAACTCCTTGCGCAGTTCACCGCCGCCGGTCACCATCCCGCCATCATGCTCGAGCGCGACGGAAACTATCCGCCGGCACTGGAATTGCTCGACGAGCTCGATGCCATCGCCGACGCAGCTGGTCTGGATCGCATCACCGCGGGCACCGATTGGTCACGCACATGA
- a CDS encoding family 1 encapsulin nanocompartment shell protein produces the protein MTNLHRDLAPISAAAWAEIEEEASRTFKRHVAGRRVVDVEGPSGDDLAAIPLGHQVPINPLADGVIAHARQSQPIIELRVPFTVSRQAIDDVERGAKDSDWQPVKDAAKQIAFAEDRAIFEGYPAASITGVRASGSNPELKLPIDAKDYPEAISQAITSLRLAGVNGPYSLLLNADAFTAINETSDHGYPIREHLRRVLDGEIIWAPAIDGAFLLSTRGGDYELHLGQDLSIGYLSHDANSVELYFQESMTFLMYTSEAVVSLA, from the coding sequence ATGACAAACCTGCACCGCGACCTAGCACCCATTTCGGCAGCAGCCTGGGCCGAGATCGAAGAAGAGGCGAGCCGTACCTTCAAGCGTCACGTCGCCGGTCGTCGTGTCGTGGATGTGGAGGGACCGTCGGGTGACGATCTCGCGGCCATCCCACTCGGGCATCAGGTGCCGATCAATCCCTTGGCCGACGGCGTCATCGCACATGCTCGTCAGTCCCAGCCGATCATCGAACTGCGGGTCCCTTTCACCGTCAGCCGTCAGGCCATCGACGACGTCGAACGCGGCGCCAAGGACTCCGACTGGCAGCCCGTCAAGGACGCGGCCAAGCAGATCGCGTTCGCCGAGGACCGCGCCATCTTCGAGGGATACCCCGCAGCCAGCATCACCGGCGTGCGGGCCAGCGGTTCCAACCCGGAACTGAAGCTACCCATCGACGCCAAGGACTACCCGGAAGCCATCAGCCAGGCGATCACGTCGCTGCGCTTGGCCGGTGTCAACGGACCGTACTCACTGCTCTTGAATGCAGATGCGTTCACCGCGATCAACGAGACCTCCGATCACGGCTACCCCATCCGCGAGCACCTGCGACGCGTCCTCGACGGCGAGATCATCTGGGCCCCGGCCATCGACGGCGCTTTCCTGCTGTCGACGCGTGGCGGTGACTACGAACTGCATCTGGGCCAGGACCTGTCCATCGGCTATCTCTCGCACGATGCGAACTCCGTCGAGCTGTACTTCCAGGAATCGATGACGTTCCTCATGTACACCAGCGAAGCTGTTGTCTCACTTGCGTGA